A genomic stretch from Coffea arabica cultivar ET-39 chromosome 10c, Coffea Arabica ET-39 HiFi, whole genome shotgun sequence includes:
- the LOC113714374 gene encoding triacylglycerol lipase OBL1-like gives MSTIDSNLGLPSEEDFCKDYLLLNPKEAGFSDLLRIFYSRELQKRDFFDAPEADSLRGLRRRWVVFVSVMAQMLLLQLKKPLADLGSTLELLQNYPSSNGGLGGLLRNFLTGKVVTPDRSAATFRSIVANLDTRVDLDGRIKANDERYGAALSIMAAKLAYENEAFSRTVVTDHWQMEFLGSFNFWNDYEESYTTQAIIFEDKRTSADSNLTEVAFRGTQPFEADDWRTDLDISWYDIEGVGKIHAGFMKALGLQKRKGWPKKIEQGSGGKDYAYYTIREILRNRLRENQNAKFVVTGHSLGGALAILFPAILILHEENELLERMEGVYTFGQPRVGDEQFGEFVKGKLRLYDVKYCRYVYNNDIVPRVPFDDKTLMFKHFGLCLYFNSRYRGQILEEEPNQNYFSLLSVIPKHLSAVYELIRSFIIPFTRGMEYREGFFEIVSRMVGLVIPGLPDHGPQDYDNVARLGTLPFWHPPLKGLKQE, from the exons ATGAGCACCATTGATTCTAACCTAGGTTTGCCTTCCGAAGAAGATTTCTGTAAAGATTATTTGCTGCTCAATCCGAAAGAAGCTGGTTTTAGCGACCTCCTTCGCATCTTCTATTCACGCGAATTACAAAAAAGAGACTTCTTTGATGCCCCGGAGGCAGACAGCCTAAGGGGCCTCCGTCGCCGATGGGTAGTTTTTGTGTCTGTCATGGCTCAGATGCTCCTCCTCCAGTTGAAAAAACCTTTGGCAGACCTAGGATCTACTCTGGAGCTGTTGCAGAATTATCCATCCAGCAATGGTGGCTTGGGCGGCCTTTTACGGAATTTCCTTACGG GAAAGGTAGTAACGCCAGACAGGTCGGCTGCAACTTTCAGGTCGATAGTTGCGAATCTGGACACGCGAGTGGATTTAGACGGAAGGATCAAAGCTAATGACGAGAGGTATGGTGCAGCCTTGTCTATAATGGCCGCTAAATTGGCCTATGAAAATGAAGCCTTCTCCAGAACTGTGGTCACAGATCACTGGCAG ATGGAATTCTTGGGCTCCTTCAACTTTTGGAATG ATTATGAGGAATCATACACAACACAAGCCATCATTTTCGAAGACAAGAGAACCAGTGCTGATTCTAACCTGACTGAGGTGGCCTTTCGAGGGACACAACCGTTTGAAGCTGATGATTGGCGTACGGATTTGGATATTTCGTGGTATGATATCGAAGGTGTGGGCAAGATTCATGCTGGATTTATGAAAGCCTTAGGCTTACAAAAACGAAAGGGTTGGCCTAAGAAAATTGAGCAAGGCTCAGGTGGAAAAGACTATGCCTATTACACAATAAgggaaattttgagaaatagaTTGAGGGAAAATCAGAATGCAAAATTCGTGGTAACTGGACACAGCTTAGGAGGGGCATTGGCAATTTTGTTTCCTGCCATACTGATTTTACATGAAGAAAATGAGCTGTTGGAAAGAATGGAAGGAGTGTACACTTTTGGGCAGCCTAGAGTTGGAGATGAGCAATTTGGGGAGTTTGTGAAGGGCAAGCTTAGATTGTATGACGTAAAATATTGCAGATATGTCTACAACAATGATATAGTTCCAAGAGTACCGTTTGATGACAAAACCCTCATGTTCAAGCACTTTGGCCTTTGTTTATACTTCAACAGCCGCTACCGAGGGCAG ATTCTAGAGGAAGAACCAAACCAGAACTACTTTTCACTGCTGTCGGTTATACCCAAGCATTTGAGTGCCGTTTACGAGCTGATTAGGAGCTTCATTATCCCTTTCACGAGGGGAATGGAGTATAGAGAAGGGTTCTTTGAGATTGTGTCTAGGATGGTTGGATTGGTCATTCCTGGATTACCAGATCATGGTCCTCAGGACTATGATAACGTCGCCAGACTGGGGACCTTACCCTTCTGGCATCCTCCGTTGAAAGGCTTGAAACAAGAATGA